A DNA window from Chitinophagales bacterium contains the following coding sequences:
- the rpsT gene encoding 30S ribosomal protein S20, producing MANSNSAKKRIRQIASRRLRNRYYAKTMRTLVRKVRTATDKTTADANIKEAISIIDKLSKKNFIHSNKAANLKSKLMKHYNSLS from the coding sequence ATGGCAAATAGCAACTCAGCAAAGAAAAGAATCAGGCAAATCGCAAGCCGTAGATTGCGCAATAGGTATTATGCAAAGACCATGAGGACTTTGGTTAGGAAGGTAAGAACTGCAACTGACAAGACAACAGCAGATGCTAATATAAAAGAAGCTATATCTATTATCGATAAATTGTCCAAGAAAAATTTTATCCACAGCAACAAGGCTGCCAACTTGAAATCAAAATTGATGAAACATTACAATAGCCTTTCGTAA
- the radC gene encoding DNA repair protein RadC, whose product MEYYENKMSIKAWAEADRPREKLLLKGKRSLSDAELMAILIGSGNAEDSAIGLCQKILKSCNNDLHELAGLSVKDLMKFKGIGEAKAISIVAALELGLRRQGSDIAKKPLIKAAADVYQYMSPLLTGLKHEEFWVLYLNRGNKVIHRGQLSSGGISGTIVDSRIIFKTALENLASSIILVHNHPSGTLKPSMLDNKLTQNAKQAGVIMDIPVLDHVIFTDNGYYSFADEGRL is encoded by the coding sequence ATGGAATATTACGAAAACAAAATGAGCATAAAAGCCTGGGCTGAGGCCGACCGACCCAGGGAAAAACTACTGCTCAAGGGAAAAAGAAGCCTTTCAGATGCTGAATTGATGGCTATATTGATTGGTTCGGGAAATGCAGAAGATTCCGCTATTGGCCTCTGCCAGAAAATTCTAAAAAGTTGCAACAACGATCTTCACGAACTGGCAGGACTCTCTGTAAAGGATTTAATGAAATTTAAGGGAATAGGTGAAGCCAAGGCCATTTCCATAGTTGCTGCTCTTGAGCTGGGGCTGCGCAGACAAGGAAGCGATATTGCCAAAAAGCCACTGATCAAAGCGGCAGCGGATGTTTATCAATACATGTCGCCATTGCTTACCGGTTTGAAGCACGAGGAGTTTTGGGTGTTGTACCTGAACAGGGGCAATAAAGTCATTCACAGAGGGCAACTGAGCAGCGGGGGCATTTCAGGAACGATAGTGGACAGCCGGATAATTTTCAAGACTGCGCTGGAAAACCTGGCCAGTAGTATTATCCTGGTACACAATCATCCATCGGGCACCTTGAAGCCGAGTATGCTCGACAACAAATTGACCCAAAATGCCAAACAAGCCGGTGTAATTATGGACATACCCGTGCTTGACCATGTGATATTTACCGATAATGGCTATTACAGCTTTGCGGATGAGGGGAGGTTGTGA
- a CDS encoding nucleotidyltransferase domain-containing protein: MQYINQYKKEIQALCKKHNVKNLYVFGSHARGDYTPESDVDLMVEFEGVSLYDYNDNYYDFFQRMEKVLRKKGDLVQINISKTLI; this comes from the coding sequence GTGCAGTATATCAATCAGTACAAAAAAGAAATTCAAGCATTGTGCAAAAAGCATAATGTCAAAAACCTGTACGTTTTTGGTTCCCATGCAAGGGGAGATTATACACCTGAAAGTGATGTTGATCTTATGGTGGAATTTGAAGGCGTTAGCCTGTATGATTATAACGACAATTATTATGACTTTTTTCAAAGAATGGAAAAGGTACTGCGCAAGAAAGGTGATTTAGTTCAAATAAATATATCAAAAACCCTTATTTAA
- a CDS encoding winged helix-turn-helix domain-containing protein, with product MTTKTKYFTQEQEQTARFAKALGHPVRIAILDLLNSQTCCFHGDMAEILPIAKSTLSQHLKELKEAGLIQGDITPPSTKYCINRENWDKAKSLLNQVLK from the coding sequence ATGACAACAAAGACCAAATATTTTACCCAAGAACAGGAACAAACAGCAAGGTTTGCCAAAGCGCTGGGTCATCCTGTTAGAATTGCCATCCTGGATTTGCTCAATTCCCAGACTTGTTGCTTTCACGGTGATATGGCCGAAATACTGCCTATTGCAAAATCAACCTTATCTCAGCACTTAAAGGAATTGAAAGAGGCAGGCCTTATACAAGGAGACATCACCCCGCCCAGTACTAAATACTGTATAAACAGGGAGAATTGGGATAAGGCAAAATCGCTGCTCAACCAGGTATTGAAATAA
- a CDS encoding thioredoxin family protein has translation MKRIKVLGPGCPKCKTTYANVLEAVKQSGIEAEVEKIEDIEEMMKYNVLTTPVLMIDEEAKIKGRVAQVGEIVDLLK, from the coding sequence ATGAAACGAATCAAAGTACTGGGCCCTGGATGCCCCAAATGCAAAACCACTTACGCCAATGTTTTGGAAGCCGTAAAACAATCTGGAATTGAAGCCGAGGTCGAGAAAATAGAAGACATTGAGGAAATGATGAAATACAATGTATTGACTACTCCGGTATTAATGATAGATGAAGAGGCGAAAATAAAAGGCCGGGTTGCGCAGGTTGGCGAAATTGTCGATTTGCTGAAATAG
- a CDS encoding permease: MFDWIQDFADWLIYSVFGVGAETHLGTALNFFVYDTLKILILLFVIVFLMGVVNAYFPIERLKDYLNRNKLYGMEYLFASLFGAITPFCSCSSVPLFIGFVQGGIPLGVTFAFLITSPLVNEIAIAMFLGMFGVKATLIYAISGIVLGTVGGWILGKLNLEPMLSDWVKKILENAQQQSEYEEEKRTFLQRIPEITRGAWDIVRGVLLYVIIGIGIGAAMHGYVPENFFGEYLGGGQWWTVPLAVILAVPMYANAAAIVPVIQVFVAKGVPLGTAIAFMMATVGLSIPEGTLLKKVMSMKLIAIYFGVVTLFIILSGFLFNVLL, translated from the coding sequence ATGTTTGATTGGATACAAGATTTTGCCGATTGGCTCATTTATTCCGTTTTTGGTGTTGGAGCTGAAACCCATTTAGGCACTGCCCTAAACTTCTTTGTGTACGACACACTGAAGATTTTGATACTATTATTTGTCATCGTTTTTCTAATGGGTGTTGTGAATGCCTATTTCCCTATCGAGCGGCTTAAAGATTATTTAAACCGCAACAAGCTTTATGGAATGGAATACCTGTTTGCCTCCTTATTCGGGGCGATTACACCGTTCTGTTCCTGCTCCTCTGTCCCTTTGTTTATCGGCTTTGTGCAAGGCGGGATTCCACTTGGGGTAACTTTTGCCTTTCTCATTACTTCCCCCTTGGTCAATGAAATTGCCATTGCCATGTTTTTAGGAATGTTTGGAGTAAAGGCCACATTGATTTATGCCATATCAGGGATTGTACTGGGAACAGTGGGAGGTTGGATTTTGGGCAAATTAAACCTGGAACCAATGCTTTCTGATTGGGTGAAAAAAATATTGGAAAATGCCCAGCAACAAAGCGAATACGAAGAGGAAAAACGCACTTTTCTCCAGCGAATACCAGAAATTACCCGTGGCGCATGGGATATTGTCAGGGGCGTATTGCTTTATGTCATCATTGGTATTGGCATTGGAGCAGCCATGCACGGCTATGTGCCCGAAAACTTTTTTGGTGAATACCTGGGAGGCGGACAATGGTGGACGGTTCCTTTGGCTGTGATTTTGGCCGTACCCATGTATGCTAATGCCGCAGCAATTGTGCCTGTCATCCAGGTTTTTGTGGCCAAAGGCGTGCCGCTTGGAACTGCCATTGCCTTTATGATGGCCACTGTGGGTTTATCCATACCTGAAGGCACACTGCTAAAAAAGGTCATGTCAATGAAACTCATCGCTATCTATTTTGGTGTGGTAACGCTGTTCATCATTTTATCTGGATTTTTATTTAATGTACTCTTATGA